In Paenibacillus sonchi, a single genomic region encodes these proteins:
- a CDS encoding carbohydrate-binding domain-containing protein, producing the protein MIKKTAVLLTLLCTTVLMPGGRIVSADPPGTAAVKQEISMTSKHAKTEGPVTRPVSAALLPGTVATATYDPPGLLWQVGTADNSSAEFTVYNNVYSNLTLPLPAGSWNSVSKGMKADVNGTVNLTFDLAAVPEHGVEFSFKVIDASTAIPQLAVFTNSLMSGLIQITGLNNGEAALENTWKETYRLYIPKEQLQAGQNELELVVDRGLYADPQAPGYDGDQYLWFEWDYFKLKSLEEQAEEPIHGRYVHLGTTLAAATFRYDENAIRHLAPMTKWMGIAYSGNWMRASFWSDTSAGWDPQGRNYLETLRDLNLEPMVNIIGGNWKNNADLVGGTVSTALRSYYSGFVSKFGDLYQYAESGNEPGLFRWSQQSVLAIHELMDQERQTNNQPYLKIVAPGWAYWPYNGIPDGWERDAAQREEIEALSDVTNGHSYGGTGVQPLPGGSLYENLQVYGEADEGFGKEMAMSETGSNDNHSDNTKYGTYAHRFASAFDRELRGNIGYVDHIMQHAAFFNDGTEFGLFDSGINWNTHRFEDTAAVAANTNEPGETRLKTFRRLAAAYATHGRPLSYEVLNPSDLNGKKTYFRAVDTSALGTSAIGASADKILLNFVNFETGPVTMQVRVKMPECGEYTGERFGPGDTYAAAHSSVQLTATPDLTLTVTLGAGETVQYILDELETEAPSAPTSPAAVAVSHEQVKVTWNAATDNDSVVTYNVYRDGGTEPVMTIPGRITFYNDYTVAPETVYSYRIQAVDDSGNISPLSTAVSATTLPMPITPHVPGDPAKFEAEATAFAAPLKIGHYSIASGGRVVEQTHAGGLTVQGFYSENGGSYTLTIAYASNQESKKNILINGVKQTTVTLPSTGSWNSNFTARQYGITLQPGYNMISFTSAGNGANLDYFKLEEGAYVPVSAWYTVEHDHPYIDYTGFTTASNGVSHVTYAPDATAVFNFKGIGVRWRSDVKSDMGSADVYVDGQYRETIVIPQAGLEGDNKIVYELTGLEYGLHRIEVRGTDGLVMVHGFEFESYEPILPAPLPDLTVTDIGWNIVNSDGTPSSHTTPQLGDSLIFWAKVKNIGVRPTPLNTSTGLGQITGGAFSVNGGVVSWTDTNNTVIQPGEEITLTANSSAQGTPRWAVPTIGDFTIGFFVNDIWRYEEMNKENNKLSETLSIGLP; encoded by the coding sequence ATGATTAAAAAAACAGCTGTACTGCTTACCCTGTTATGTACGACGGTTCTGATGCCGGGCGGGCGTATTGTATCCGCTGATCCTCCGGGCACAGCGGCAGTCAAGCAGGAGATTTCAATGACCTCAAAGCATGCAAAAACCGAAGGTCCGGTTACCCGTCCGGTTTCCGCAGCTCTGCTGCCCGGGACGGTTGCAACCGCCACCTATGACCCGCCCGGCTTGCTATGGCAGGTGGGGACTGCGGACAATAGCTCAGCCGAATTTACAGTTTACAATAATGTGTACAGCAATCTTACCTTGCCTCTGCCCGCTGGCAGCTGGAATTCAGTCTCCAAAGGAATGAAGGCCGATGTCAATGGAACGGTGAACCTTACCTTTGACTTAGCGGCAGTTCCTGAGCATGGAGTGGAATTCAGCTTCAAGGTAATTGACGCAAGCACAGCGATTCCCCAGCTTGCCGTATTCACCAATAGCCTCATGAGCGGACTCATTCAAATTACAGGTCTGAATAACGGAGAAGCCGCCCTGGAGAATACGTGGAAGGAAACCTACAGGCTGTATATCCCGAAAGAACAACTGCAGGCTGGTCAAAACGAACTTGAACTTGTGGTTGACCGCGGCTTGTATGCGGACCCGCAAGCTCCAGGATATGACGGTGACCAATATTTATGGTTCGAGTGGGACTATTTCAAGCTGAAGTCCCTCGAAGAACAGGCGGAGGAGCCGATTCATGGACGGTATGTGCATTTGGGAACCACGCTGGCTGCAGCAACCTTCAGATATGACGAAAATGCGATCCGCCATCTGGCGCCAATGACCAAATGGATGGGCATCGCCTACAGCGGCAACTGGATGCGCGCCTCCTTCTGGTCGGATACGAGCGCAGGCTGGGACCCGCAGGGCCGGAACTATCTCGAGACGCTGCGTGATCTGAATCTGGAACCAATGGTGAATATCATCGGGGGCAACTGGAAGAACAATGCCGATCTGGTGGGTGGAACGGTCAGCACGGCGTTAAGGAGCTATTACTCCGGGTTTGTCAGTAAGTTCGGGGATTTGTACCAGTACGCGGAATCGGGCAACGAGCCTGGCTTGTTCAGGTGGTCCCAGCAATCTGTGCTGGCAATCCATGAGCTGATGGATCAGGAACGTCAGACTAACAACCAGCCCTATCTCAAAATTGTGGCACCCGGCTGGGCCTATTGGCCCTATAACGGAATTCCTGACGGGTGGGAGCGGGATGCTGCCCAGCGCGAAGAGATTGAAGCGCTTTCAGATGTGACGAACGGACACAGCTATGGCGGAACCGGCGTACAGCCGCTGCCGGGCGGCAGCCTGTATGAGAATCTGCAGGTGTACGGGGAAGCGGATGAGGGCTTCGGCAAAGAAATGGCGATGAGTGAAACTGGCAGCAACGACAACCATTCCGACAATACGAAATATGGTACGTATGCCCACAGGTTCGCTTCCGCTTTTGACCGGGAGCTGCGCGGGAATATCGGCTATGTCGACCATATTATGCAGCATGCGGCCTTCTTCAATGACGGCACTGAATTCGGCTTGTTCGATTCCGGCATCAACTGGAATACCCATCGCTTCGAGGATACGGCGGCTGTAGCAGCCAATACCAACGAACCGGGCGAGACTAGACTGAAGACGTTCCGCAGGCTGGCCGCCGCATACGCCACCCATGGGCGTCCGCTCAGCTACGAGGTTCTGAATCCATCGGACCTGAACGGGAAAAAAACGTATTTCCGGGCGGTGGACACCTCGGCGCTGGGCACCTCAGCTATAGGAGCTTCTGCAGATAAAATTCTGCTGAATTTTGTGAACTTTGAAACCGGTCCGGTGACGATGCAGGTCCGGGTCAAGATGCCGGAGTGCGGCGAATATACCGGAGAGCGGTTTGGCCCCGGCGATACCTATGCCGCCGCCCACTCCAGTGTCCAGCTTACGGCAACGCCGGATCTTACGCTTACAGTAACCCTCGGCGCAGGCGAAACCGTCCAGTATATTCTGGATGAGCTGGAGACAGAGGCACCCTCCGCTCCAACCAGTCCGGCAGCAGTGGCGGTGAGCCATGAGCAGGTCAAAGTAACCTGGAATGCCGCAACGGACAACGACAGCGTTGTAACTTACAATGTATACCGTGACGGTGGAACAGAACCGGTAATGACGATTCCGGGCCGGATTACCTTTTATAACGACTACACTGTAGCGCCTGAAACTGTATACAGCTATAGGATTCAGGCTGTGGATGATTCCGGCAACATCTCGCCTTTAAGCACAGCCGTATCTGCAACTACCCTGCCGATGCCGATCACGCCGCATGTACCCGGAGACCCGGCCAAATTCGAGGCGGAAGCCACCGCTTTTGCCGCGCCGCTCAAAATCGGCCACTACAGCATCGCTTCAGGGGGAAGAGTGGTGGAGCAGACCCATGCCGGAGGTTTGACCGTTCAAGGGTTCTATTCGGAGAACGGCGGAAGCTATACGTTAACTATTGCATACGCTTCCAATCAGGAATCGAAGAAAAATATTCTGATCAACGGCGTAAAACAAACAACTGTGACCCTGCCTTCCACCGGAAGCTGGAACTCTAACTTTACCGCGAGACAGTACGGCATTACGCTTCAGCCGGGGTATAACATGATTAGCTTCACCTCCGCCGGGAACGGCGCAAATCTTGATTATTTCAAGCTTGAGGAAGGGGCTTATGTTCCTGTCTCGGCCTGGTATACCGTGGAGCACGATCATCCTTATATCGACTATACCGGCTTCACGACAGCTTCCAATGGTGTATCTCACGTGACCTATGCGCCTGACGCCACGGCAGTGTTCAATTTCAAGGGCATCGGGGTCCGCTGGAGATCAGATGTCAAAAGTGATATGGGCAGCGCCGATGTCTACGTCGACGGGCAGTATAGGGAGACGATAGTTATTCCCCAGGCTGGTCTGGAGGGAGACAACAAAATTGTCTATGAGCTTACCGGTCTGGAGTATGGCCTGCACCGGATTGAGGTCAGAGGGACCGACGGGCTGGTGATGGTCCATGGGTTCGAGTTCGAGAGCTATGAACCCATACTTCCCGCCCCGCTTCCGGACCTGACCGTTACAGATATCGGCTGGAACATCGTTAATAGCGACGGCACCCCATCTTCGCACACCACTCCGCAGCTCGGTGATTCCTTAATTTTCTGGGCCAAGGTAAAAAACATCGGAGTGCGTCCAACGCCGCTGAACACCTCTACGGGGCTTGGGCAAATAACCGGCGGCGCTTTTTCCGTCAACGGCGGAGTGGTCTCCTGGACGGATACGAACAACACCGTGATCCAGCCGGGAGAAGAGATTACCCTGACCGCCAACAGCAGCGCCCAAGGCACGCCAAGGTGGGCAGTTCCCACCATCGGCGATTTCACCATCGGCTTCTTCGTGAACGATATCTGGCGGTATGAGGAAATGAACAAGGAGAACAACAAATTAAGTGAGACATTGAGTATCGGCTTGCCCTAA